One Glycine soja cultivar W05 chromosome 2, ASM419377v2, whole genome shotgun sequence genomic region harbors:
- the LOC114390911 gene encoding cytochrome P450 71D8-like — protein sequence MEAQTFFLVIALFFLLHWLAKCYNSSVCHKLPPGPKKLPIIGNLHQLAEAGSLPHHALRDLAKKYGPLMHLQLGEISAVVASSPKMAKEIVKTHDVSFLQRPHLVFGQMISYGGLGIAFAPYGDHWRQMRKMCATELLSAKRVQSFASIREDEAAKFIDLIRESAGSPINLTSRIFSLICASISRVAFGGIYKEQDEFVVSLIRKIVESGGGFDLADVFPSIPFLYFITGKMARLKKLHKQVDKVLENIIKDHHEKNKSAKEDGAEVEDQDFIDLLLRIQQDDTLGIEMTTNNIKALILDIFAAGTDTSSSTLEWTMTEMMRNPRVREKAQAELRQTFREKDIIHESDLEQLTYLKLVIKETLRVHPPTPLLLPRECSQLTIIDGYEIPAKTKVMVNAYAICKDPQYWTHADRFIPERFEDSSIDFKGNNFEYLPFGGGRRICPGMTLGLASIMLPLALLLYHFNWELPNNMKPEDMDMAEHFGLAINRKNELHLVPFVYDL from the exons ATGGAAGCTCAaaccttcttcttggttattgCCTTGTTCTTTCTGTTGCACTGGCTTGCAAAATGTTACAACAGTAGTGTCTGTCATAAACTTCCACCAGGACCAAAGAAACTACCCATCATAGGGAACCTGCATCAACTAGCAGAAGCAGGTTCACTTCCACACCATGCTCTCAGAGATCTTGCCAAAAAATATGGACCCCTCATGCACCTCCAACTTGGTGAAATTTCAGCAGTGGTTGCATCCTCCCCAAAGATGGCCAAGGAAATAGTAAAAACACATGATGTGTCTTTTCTTCAGAGACCCCATCTTGTTTTTGGTCAAATGATATCCTATGGGGGATTGGGCATTGCTTTTGCTCCATATGGTGATCACTGGAGACAAATGAGGAAAATGTGTGCCACGGAGCTTCTGAGCGCCAAAAGAGTTCAGTCTTTTGCTTCCATTAGAGAAGACGAGGCAGCAAAGTTTATTGACTTGATTCGCGAATCAGCAGGTTCCCCAATCAATCTCACCAGTAGAATTTTCTCATTGATATGTGCTTCTATTTCCAGGGTAGCATTTGGTGGCATATACAAGGAGCAAGACGAATTTGTTGTGTCTTTGATCCGAAAAATCGTAGAATCCGGGGGAGGATTTGACCTTGCTGATGTGTTTCCTTCAATTCCATTCTTATATTTCATAACTGGTAAGATGGCCAGATTGAAGAAGTTGCACAAGCAAGTTGACAAGGTATTGGAAAACATCATCAAAGACCATCATGAAAAGAACAAAAGTGCTAAAGAAGACGGAGCTGAAGTAGAGGACCAAGATTTTATTGATCTTCTTCTCAGAATCCAACAAGATGACACTCTTGGCATTGAAATGACAACAAACAACATCAAAGCTTTGATATTG GACATATTTGCTGCTGGAACTGATACTTCATCATCAACATTAGAGTGGACTATGACAGAAATGATGAGAAATCCAAGAGTGAGAGAGAAAGCACAAGCTGAATTGAGACAAACTTTTAGAGAAAAAGACATAATTCATGAAAGTGATTTAGAGCAACTTACTTATTTGAAGTTGGTAATCAAAGAGACATTGAGGGTACACCCGCCTACTCCTTTATTGCTCCCTAGAGAATGCTCTCAACTAACCATTATTGATGGCTATGAAATACCTGCCAAAACCAAAGTCATGGTAAATGCATATGCAATTTGTAAGGATCCTCAATATTGGACACATGCTGACAGATTTATCCCTGAAAGATTTGAGGATAGTTCTATCGATTTCAAAGGAAATAACTTTGAGTATCTGCCTTttggaggaggaagaagaatatGCCCAGGCATGACATTGGGTTTAGCCAGCATTATGCTTCCACTAGCTCTATTACTCTATCACTTCAACTGGGAACTCCCAAATAACATGAAACCAGAGGATATGGATATGGCTGAACACTTTGGATTGGCTATTAACAGGAAAAATGAATTGCATTTGGTTCCCTTTGTTTATGATCTTTGA